From Thermoflavifilum aggregans, a single genomic window includes:
- the cas2 gene encoding CRISPR-associated endonuclease Cas2 encodes MAYDEGLHNPEWRASILKQAGINYPEETNADPFINQDRWELLPLLKERIQQILHIINDEPMKSTDVFSLIMYDIEDDKVRTAISKYLIEKGCIRIQKSVYILKAHHRVYKEIVRALKEVQSSYDNQDSIIFVPVPPTVPGSMQIIGKEVHIDRLLNDPNVLFF; translated from the coding sequence ATGGCATATGATGAAGGTTTACATAATCCTGAATGGAGAGCTTCTATTTTGAAACAAGCCGGTATAAATTATCCGGAAGAAACTAATGCTGATCCATTCATTAATCAAGATAGGTGGGAATTACTTCCTTTACTGAAGGAACGCATACAGCAGATTTTGCATATCATAAACGACGAACCCATGAAATCTACAGATGTATTTTCTCTGATTATGTATGATATTGAAGACGACAAAGTAAGAACAGCCATTTCTAAATATTTGATTGAAAAGGGCTGTATTCGGATACAGAAATCTGTTTATATCCTAAAAGCTCATCATAGGGTCTATAAGGAGATTGTAAGGGCATTGAAAGAAGTACAGTCGAGTTATGATAACCAGGATAGCATTATTTTTGTGCCTGTACCCCCTACTGTACCGGGAAGCATGCAGATTATAGGTAAGGAAGTGCATATAGATCGGTTACTTAATGACCCGAATGTATTGTTTTTTTGA
- the csm2 gene encoding type III-A CRISPR-associated protein Csm2 gives MSAPQTRNIQTQNEPQDIPIKLLDGNFTEQDIEWLERWGEKLVKGNVKMSQLRKFFAELKRIQADFDRLKNRIVFLNPQLAYAAGRKKELEDLRKALQPLILDIKGDKVRFDNFVHVFEVIIAYHKLYSEDD, from the coding sequence ATGTCAGCACCACAAACTCGAAACATTCAAACTCAAAATGAACCTCAAGATATCCCGATAAAATTGCTTGATGGTAATTTTACTGAACAAGACATCGAATGGCTTGAACGTTGGGGTGAAAAATTAGTTAAAGGTAATGTTAAAATGTCTCAATTACGAAAATTTTTTGCTGAACTTAAGAGAATTCAAGCTGATTTTGATCGGCTAAAAAATAGAATAGTTTTTTTAAATCCCCAACTTGCCTATGCTGCTGGACGTAAAAAAGAGTTAGAAGATCTGAGAAAAGCTCTTCAACCATTAATTCTTGATATTAAAGGAGACAAAGTAAGGTTTGACAATTTTGTCCATGTTTTTGAAGTCATTATAGCTTATCACAAATTATATAGTGAAGATGATTAA
- a CDS encoding HD domain-containing protein, whose product MNPLIYALAGLLHDIGKFGQRADEPNYEKSTYLSSIAKRLIGQICKPTDSGWYSHQHVLWTYELLEQNRTKFVNAGLSTESENLVNLASYHHVPNKDKDRIITLADWCSSGLDRNSDAYLKKNSEPEKKFNYRDIPIVSIFQSLHAGDSKYEDGNPTTYAYPVLKFSLDDKIFPVDKNQINDNFHRYHQLWEEFVKDFNDLPDYHKPQPFIETVFHLLKLYTWYMPASSIDFPNPVSLFEHCKVTGAFAHCIAAYWNQHPDAFQVYENYKLHLQNGHYPFKL is encoded by the coding sequence CAAAGAGCTGATGAGCCGAATTATGAAAAATCCACGTACTTATCTTCGATAGCTAAAAGGCTGATTGGTCAAATTTGCAAGCCTACGGATAGTGGATGGTATTCCCATCAGCATGTATTGTGGACCTACGAACTCCTGGAACAAAACAGAACAAAATTTGTAAATGCAGGTCTTTCAACAGAATCCGAAAATTTGGTCAATCTGGCTTCCTATCATCATGTACCTAATAAAGACAAAGATAGGATTATTACATTGGCCGATTGGTGCAGCAGCGGTTTAGACCGAAATTCCGATGCTTATCTGAAAAAAAATTCGGAACCCGAAAAAAAATTTAATTATCGTGATATACCTATTGTTTCAATATTTCAGAGCCTACATGCAGGAGATAGCAAATATGAAGATGGAAATCCTACTACCTATGCTTACCCTGTTCTGAAGTTCTCTTTGGATGACAAGATATTTCCTGTAGATAAAAACCAAATTAACGATAATTTTCACCGTTATCATCAGCTATGGGAAGAATTTGTGAAAGATTTTAATGATTTGCCGGATTATCATAAGCCGCAGCCATTTATAGAAACAGTTTTTCATCTCTTGAAGCTTTATACCTGGTACATGCCGGCTTCCTCGATTGATTTTCCCAATCCTGTTAGTTTGTTTGAACACTGCAAGGTTACAGGAGCTTTTGCTCATTGCATTGCAGCTTACTGGAACCAACATCCGGATGCTTTTCAGGTTTATGAAAATTATAAGCTGCATTTGCAGAATGGTCACTACCCGTTTAAATTATGA
- a CDS encoding CRISPR-associated primase-polymerase type B: MISYGINITNSDDPLQKTTIELLARKIVYPPADLQEKVSYLRKLKLIEYKQYQRLKLQLPYFCCALFHHSLRKKEHFYSISCFVIDLQDTLEEEYNKQDILNKLKQDPRVHFIYSPVGGDGLRILFSLHEPCYDPGLFVYFYKTFVRKFATSHQLERVIDWRIPDITDAFLLSADPAAWLASDPQTIDMSKYIGDDDPEAIMDDVKYFDTRAKKVKKEVGLSDRNLNSLSDEKRIWIRKKLNPNYRTRVSHDKEDLNLFQDLMLHIEEELARNGIRVVFYQNISHGMQVHVVCQDNPEQWAELNIFRDKKRYSVLKALKTTSNRELADKVSLIILRYMSDNMESSY, from the coding sequence ATGATTAGCTACGGTATAAATATTACAAATTCAGATGATCCCCTGCAAAAAACCACTATAGAATTGCTGGCCAGAAAGATTGTTTACCCTCCTGCTGATCTTCAAGAAAAGGTAAGCTATTTGAGAAAATTAAAACTGATAGAATATAAACAGTACCAACGTCTCAAACTTCAGCTTCCTTATTTTTGTTGTGCATTATTTCACCATTCTTTGCGTAAAAAAGAACATTTTTATTCCATATCTTGCTTTGTTATTGATTTGCAAGACACCCTGGAAGAAGAATACAATAAGCAGGATATTTTAAATAAACTTAAGCAGGATCCCCGTGTTCATTTTATATACAGCCCTGTTGGAGGTGATGGATTAAGAATTTTATTTTCTCTTCATGAACCTTGTTATGACCCAGGTTTATTTGTTTATTTTTACAAAACATTTGTGAGGAAATTTGCTACTAGTCATCAGCTGGAACGTGTAATTGATTGGCGAATCCCTGATATTACAGATGCTTTTTTATTAAGTGCTGATCCTGCTGCATGGCTAGCTTCCGACCCACAAACCATTGACATGAGCAAGTATATTGGGGATGACGATCCGGAGGCTATTATGGATGATGTGAAGTATTTTGATACAAGGGCAAAAAAAGTGAAAAAAGAAGTCGGGTTGTCCGATCGAAACTTAAATTCATTATCAGATGAAAAACGAATATGGATTAGAAAAAAGTTGAATCCAAATTATCGGACACGTGTGAGTCATGATAAAGAGGATTTAAACCTGTTTCAAGACCTTATGTTACATATAGAAGAAGAATTAGCACGGAATGGCATTCGTGTTGTTTTTTACCAGAATATTTCACATGGTATGCAGGTTCATGTGGTATGTCAGGATAATCCAGAGCAGTGGGCTGAACTAAATATTTTCAGGGATAAAAAGCGATATTCTGTATTGAAAGCCTTAAAAACAACATCGAATCGGGAGCTGGCTGATAAGGTATCGTTGATCATTTTACGATATATGAGTGATAATATGGAGTCGTCTTACTAA
- the cas10 gene encoding type III-A CRISPR-associated protein Cas10/Csm1: MQKFIYNISNKSAAKSLKGRSLYIQLLLETIAREMLEEVGASIVNVIYIAGGKFYLLLPNTDEVNQKIELYYTKLQEKIWEEHKEHIAVYIGGIAFRMDMKDNKENEDNKAYIQIEGENEHRSVGDLWGLLEQRLGSERQSRLKRQLVEDENFYNQLFQAHGEGGDVKVCAVTGLEVEEKEENLLNKDDVEQGDEEEKVYVSQQVKEQIRLGKSLMNHRYLIGLKSQERDAFQMGVSSYWKFMDKLPANLDNVKTILCTNQPEFLKEIMNAVQNKNQIKDIGLGFRLYGGAEFPQINGKIKTFEELAREDNVSNQQEENQKEKVFTRLGILRMDVDNLGNLFKYGFEKKLSSFSALATLSTELDLFFSGYLNTLRNQNEYRDHVIVIYSGGDDVFAVGRWDKIIAFASQIRKDFRKFVCQREEISLSCGIALVRPKFPISKAADIAGEAEDAAKKYDSQINNQTFKKNAINFLGLSLNWFHEWPFVEDCKEDLVYWIQKGILSKGILMKIFQWYDQYQFYANRQTSQARQPANSQPLRWKWHAAYSFARIAASVENGDKKQEVQQACDELKKLLFCGQYLPLTSKNNAGKPYHHIEFHALVVACRWAELILRNL; encoded by the coding sequence ATTCAAAAGTTTATTTACAACATTTCAAACAAAAGTGCAGCTAAAAGCTTAAAAGGGAGAAGCTTGTACATCCAGCTGCTGTTAGAAACCATTGCAAGGGAAATGCTGGAAGAGGTAGGAGCCAGTATCGTCAACGTCATTTACATAGCGGGGGGTAAGTTTTATTTGTTATTGCCGAATACAGATGAAGTAAATCAAAAAATAGAACTTTATTATACCAAACTTCAGGAGAAAATTTGGGAAGAACATAAAGAGCATATAGCTGTTTATATAGGAGGAATTGCCTTCAGGATGGATATGAAAGACAATAAAGAAAATGAAGACAATAAAGCGTATATTCAGATAGAAGGTGAAAATGAGCATCGCTCTGTTGGTGATTTATGGGGACTTTTGGAGCAACGCCTGGGCTCGGAACGACAAAGTCGATTGAAAAGACAACTTGTAGAAGATGAAAATTTTTACAATCAATTGTTTCAGGCGCATGGGGAAGGAGGCGATGTAAAAGTGTGTGCCGTTACAGGCTTGGAAGTAGAGGAAAAAGAAGAGAACCTATTAAACAAGGACGATGTGGAACAAGGAGATGAAGAAGAAAAAGTTTATGTATCACAACAGGTAAAGGAACAAATTCGACTCGGTAAATCTTTAATGAATCACCGTTATTTGATTGGACTTAAATCACAAGAAAGAGATGCATTCCAGATGGGTGTATCCAGCTATTGGAAATTCATGGACAAGTTACCAGCCAATTTGGATAATGTGAAAACCATTTTGTGCACCAATCAACCCGAATTTCTGAAGGAAATTATGAATGCTGTACAAAATAAGAATCAAATCAAAGATATCGGATTGGGATTCCGGTTATATGGCGGGGCTGAATTTCCACAAATCAATGGCAAAATCAAGACATTTGAAGAATTGGCCAGAGAAGACAACGTGAGCAATCAACAGGAAGAAAATCAAAAAGAAAAGGTATTTACCCGATTGGGTATTCTGAGGATGGATGTAGATAATCTGGGAAACCTGTTTAAATATGGATTTGAAAAAAAGTTGAGTAGCTTTAGTGCATTGGCAACCTTAAGTACAGAGCTGGATCTGTTCTTCAGTGGTTACTTGAATACCCTGAGAAATCAAAATGAATACAGGGATCATGTGATTGTGATTTATAGCGGAGGAGATGATGTATTTGCTGTAGGCCGATGGGATAAAATAATTGCTTTTGCCAGTCAAATCCGGAAAGATTTCAGAAAGTTTGTTTGTCAACGGGAAGAAATCTCATTGAGTTGCGGTATTGCCTTGGTGAGGCCTAAGTTCCCTATTTCCAAGGCTGCTGATATTGCCGGTGAGGCTGAAGATGCTGCCAAGAAATATGATTCTCAAATTAATAACCAGACATTTAAAAAGAATGCAATCAATTTTCTGGGGCTTTCGCTCAATTGGTTTCATGAATGGCCCTTTGTGGAAGACTGTAAGGAAGACCTGGTGTACTGGATTCAAAAGGGAATACTTTCCAAAGGTATCCTGATGAAAATTTTCCAATGGTATGATCAATATCAATTCTATGCAAACAGGCAAACAAGCCAGGCCCGGCAGCCTGCCAACAGTCAGCCTCTCCGCTGGAAATGGCATGCAGCATATTCGTTCGCCAGAATCGCAGCATCGGTTGAAAATGGCGACAAAAAGCAGGAAGTACAACAAGCTTGCGATGAGCTTAAGAAATTGTTGTTCTGTGGCCAATACCTGCCACTGACCAGCAAGAATAACGCAGGCAAGCCCTATCATCACATTGAATTTCATGCATTGGTGGTTGCCTGCCGTTGGGCAGAACTTATATTACGTAACCTTTAA
- the cas1 gene encoding CRISPR-associated endonuclease Cas1: MHLVISSYGTVLAKENEMFAIINHNGKQLITPQEVKSITISKGARISSDAVLLAISHEIDVVFVDQKGMPQGRIWSHHYGSIATIRKNQLEFIYSSESIKWIKSIILEKIDNQIALLLTLDTDDDRLNRIIKRSIRAMMDYKGKLAQLQGKIIPDIATSLRGWEGAASKRYFETIAEYMPSFYRFQGRTQHPAADPFNALLNYGYGMLYGKIEGALIKAGIDPYVGVFHRDDYNRPVLVYDVMEKFRVWIDYVVVRLCREEVFPEDQFVRKEGGVWIEGIVKRILIQAIQDYLSEIITYRRLQRSRENHIQLYAQELASYFQGLKS, encoded by the coding sequence ATGCATCTAGTAATAAGTTCATACGGAACAGTCCTAGCTAAAGAGAATGAGATGTTTGCCATTATCAATCATAATGGTAAACAGCTAATTACTCCACAGGAAGTAAAGAGCATCACCATCAGCAAGGGTGCCCGTATAAGCTCTGATGCAGTTTTGCTGGCTATTTCACATGAAATTGATGTTGTTTTTGTTGATCAGAAGGGGATGCCGCAAGGACGTATCTGGAGTCATCATTACGGATCTATCGCTACTATCCGAAAGAATCAGCTTGAATTTATCTATTCATCAGAATCAATAAAATGGATTAAATCTATTATTTTGGAAAAAATTGATAATCAGATTGCTTTATTGTTAACTCTCGATACGGATGATGATCGTCTTAATCGTATCATTAAGCGCAGCATACGTGCTATGATGGATTATAAAGGTAAATTGGCTCAACTTCAGGGGAAAATTATACCGGATATAGCAACTTCACTTCGCGGATGGGAAGGCGCTGCATCAAAAAGATATTTTGAAACTATTGCAGAATATATGCCTTCATTTTATCGTTTTCAAGGTCGTACGCAGCATCCGGCTGCAGATCCGTTTAATGCATTGCTCAATTATGGATATGGCATGTTATATGGTAAAATAGAGGGAGCACTTATTAAAGCTGGCATTGATCCTTATGTGGGGGTTTTTCATAGAGACGACTATAACAGGCCTGTTTTGGTTTACGATGTAATGGAAAAATTCCGGGTTTGGATTGATTATGTTGTGGTCAGGCTGTGCAGAGAAGAGGTGTTTCCTGAAGATCAATTTGTACGTAAAGAGGGTGGTGTATGGATTGAGGGTATAGTAAAAAGAATTCTTATTCAGGCTATTCAGGATTATTTATCAGAAATTATTACTTATCGCCGTTTGCAGCGAAGCAGGGAAAATCATATTCAATTGTATGCACAGGAACTTGCCTCATATTTTCAGGGACTTAAATCTTGA
- the csm4 gene encoding type III-A CRISPR-associated RAMP protein Csm4 yields MQIAHQLVKLYFTTPLHIGNERSDYVSSNFIMHSDAFMAAIFHAWSRLGYGKHIPDSPEKLPGFAISSLFPFVNAPGNSKSYYFLPKPRWGYKIDDDFKDGQEKQPGQNQYDIYRKQLKKAVYVDWDLFPKILQESKLSSVNLSNRLGSYFWIGDDGVPLETLQNIVRSQIVPRATVSRSGTEDTVIYYVERHYFKPNQSGLYFLIYYEDEDKQLRERIEKAIYFLGQEGIGTDRNVGNGKFKPEFCEPPEMQIDDSRQGYAVNLGLYHPSSFGELQHMLHENRTTSQISYELIRRSGWLSEPYQTWRKRAVYMFSEGSVFKRLSDSDNKVITMGSNVDVKPQNVHPPIPHPVWRFGRTIFIPF; encoded by the coding sequence ATGCAAATCGCTCATCAACTGGTAAAGTTATACTTTACCACTCCTTTACACATTGGTAATGAACGAAGCGATTATGTTTCATCTAATTTTATCATGCATAGCGATGCCTTTATGGCGGCCATTTTTCATGCTTGGTCTCGTCTGGGATACGGGAAACACATACCAGATAGTCCGGAGAAATTACCCGGATTTGCTATCAGCAGTTTGTTTCCGTTTGTGAATGCACCAGGAAATTCAAAATCATATTATTTCCTGCCCAAACCCAGATGGGGTTACAAGATTGACGATGATTTTAAAGATGGTCAAGAGAAACAGCCAGGACAAAACCAGTATGATATTTATCGAAAACAGCTAAAGAAAGCTGTGTATGTGGATTGGGACTTATTTCCAAAAATTTTACAGGAAAGTAAATTAAGTTCCGTCAATCTTTCAAATAGGTTAGGAAGTTATTTCTGGATAGGAGATGATGGTGTTCCTTTGGAAACTTTGCAAAATATTGTGCGATCACAGATTGTTCCCAGAGCTACTGTAAGCCGGTCAGGAACAGAAGATACTGTTATTTATTATGTAGAACGCCATTATTTTAAGCCCAACCAGAGTGGCTTGTATTTCCTCATTTATTATGAAGATGAGGATAAGCAATTAAGGGAAAGAATAGAAAAAGCTATTTATTTCCTGGGACAGGAAGGGATAGGTACGGATCGCAATGTGGGAAATGGCAAGTTTAAACCAGAATTTTGTGAGCCGCCCGAGATGCAAATTGATGACTCCCGGCAAGGTTATGCTGTAAACCTGGGATTGTACCACCCTTCTTCATTTGGCGAACTGCAACACATGCTACATGAGAACAGAACAACATCCCAGATAAGTTATGAACTAATCAGGCGTTCCGGATGGCTCAGCGAGCCGTATCAGACCTGGCGAAAACGTGCAGTATATATGTTTTCTGAAGGAAGCGTATTTAAGCGTTTGTCGGACTCAGATAACAAGGTTATCACCATGGGAAGCAATGTGGATGTTAAACCACAGAATGTTCATCCGCCTATTCCGCATCCGGTATGGAGATTCGGTAGAACTATTTTTATTCCATTTTAA
- a CDS encoding RAMP superfamily CRISPR-associated protein yields the protein MPVFRFKLQVITPVHIGMDRSKDYIPGFDFIYHNGEYIVYSFNRLISQLSQSQQLQSSVLNAISAYLSNPDLKGLIDYIRSQRLVQHGIELYRWRTSYGKEKKTIRRHIQDGMGNWIIPGSSLKGSIRGILATYLYRLHNLSGDINESQLFGGIDFNLMRFIHVTDCIMKTGQNRTAPVGIYPVKIFSGDIGPNNQYVGRWKNKDRHVDEFNPYDDFVTYYEMLKDDRLGSEEPAEGEFFILWGWDSGQSANFFNNNIKNHVQNVDYILKNTDPVWIIKTIQEHTNRFLEKEISYFENFQNQALTDESFFDEIEWLRQENNRDQNSCLLRVGANVGWHSITADWKNYDFVKERISRNQKKNFKYQLKTRKIVFDLIPSQNNDVIKRFMLPGFVKLTLIKDPVSTNCSDSSLSKK from the coding sequence ATGCCTGTGTTCCGTTTTAAGCTGCAGGTCATTACACCAGTTCATATTGGTATGGATAGAAGCAAGGATTATATTCCCGGATTTGATTTTATTTATCATAATGGTGAATATATAGTTTATTCCTTTAACAGATTAATTTCTCAGCTTTCACAAAGCCAACAGTTACAATCTTCAGTCTTAAATGCTATTTCAGCTTATTTATCAAATCCTGATCTGAAAGGGTTGATTGATTATATAAGATCTCAACGTTTGGTTCAGCATGGTATAGAATTATATCGATGGCGTACATCTTATGGTAAAGAAAAAAAAACCATCAGGCGACATATACAGGATGGGATGGGAAACTGGATCATTCCAGGATCTTCCCTGAAAGGAAGTATTCGAGGTATATTAGCTACCTATTTATACAGACTCCATAATTTATCAGGTGATATAAATGAGAGTCAACTATTTGGAGGAATTGATTTTAATCTCATGCGGTTTATTCATGTAACGGATTGTATTATGAAGACCGGCCAGAATAGAACAGCTCCGGTAGGGATCTATCCCGTAAAAATTTTTTCAGGTGATATAGGACCTAATAATCAGTATGTAGGAAGGTGGAAAAATAAGGATAGACATGTCGATGAGTTTAACCCGTATGATGATTTTGTTACTTATTATGAGATGTTGAAAGATGATCGTTTAGGATCGGAAGAACCGGCAGAGGGTGAATTCTTTATTCTTTGGGGATGGGATTCGGGTCAGTCAGCAAATTTTTTTAATAATAACATTAAAAATCATGTCCAGAATGTAGATTATATATTAAAGAATACCGATCCAGTATGGATAATCAAAACGATTCAGGAACATACTAATAGATTTCTGGAGAAAGAAATTTCCTATTTTGAAAATTTTCAAAATCAAGCCCTTACCGATGAGTCATTCTTTGATGAAATTGAATGGCTACGTCAAGAAAATAATAGGGATCAAAACAGTTGTTTGCTCAGAGTGGGTGCCAATGTGGGATGGCATAGTATAACTGCTGACTGGAAGAATTATGATTTTGTCAAAGAAAGGATATCAAGGAATCAAAAAAAGAATTTTAAATATCAATTAAAAACAAGAAAGATTGTTTTTGATCTAATTCCTTCACAAAATAATGATGTAATTAAGAGGTTTATGTTACCTGGTTTTGTGAAGTTAACCTTGATTAAGGATCCTGTTTCTACCAATTGCTCGGATTCATCTTTATCCAAAAAATAA
- the csm3 gene encoding type III-A CRISPR-associated RAMP protein Csm3 has protein sequence MRLYKKLIFKGTLELLTGLHIGDSKEKLEIGGVDSPVVRRKDNNQPYIPGSSLKGKIRSLLEISQGVENTFEDPSNPIGRLFGALSRSGTAGNPSRLIVRDAYLTKDSAEAIATSEYTDMPYTEIKFENKIDRIRGVAEHPRQIERVPAGSRFDVEFIINVVGNDEQEAEKNENEFLGLLQKGIKLLECDYLGGSGSRGYGKVKLAIDWDKPEVVNIVEMFGNPIAQS, from the coding sequence ATGAGACTGTATAAAAAATTAATTTTCAAAGGCACCCTTGAATTATTGACAGGTTTACATATCGGTGATTCCAAGGAAAAACTTGAAATTGGTGGTGTAGATAGTCCTGTTGTTCGTCGAAAGGATAATAATCAGCCTTATATTCCCGGAAGCTCTTTAAAGGGTAAGATCAGATCCCTTTTAGAGATTAGTCAAGGGGTGGAAAATACATTTGAAGATCCAAGTAACCCTATTGGTAGATTGTTTGGTGCTTTATCGCGAAGTGGAACAGCTGGTAATCCTTCCCGCTTGATTGTGCGCGATGCATATCTTACTAAGGATTCTGCAGAAGCTATTGCAACCAGTGAATATACTGATATGCCATACACTGAGATCAAATTTGAAAACAAAATTGATCGTATCAGAGGTGTAGCTGAACACCCTCGGCAAATTGAACGCGTACCTGCCGGATCCAGGTTTGATGTTGAGTTTATCATCAACGTAGTAGGTAATGATGAACAGGAAGCTGAAAAGAATGAAAATGAATTTCTTGGTTTGCTCCAGAAAGGTATTAAACTACTTGAGTGCGATTATCTGGGTGGAAGTGGCAGCCGGGGATATGGAAAAGTGAAACTCGCTATCGATTGGGATAAACCTGAGGTGGTTAATATTGTAGAAATGTTCGGAAACCCTATTGCTCAATCCTAA
- a CDS encoding helix-turn-helix transcriptional regulator — MLNAILNHRVLKITYQSFHSPAPVEIIYHPYVIRQYNYRWFVIGRNEQENHNRWVLGLDRIKNIEEENSIQYVNSPVQNWKEHFEELIGVTWPDGEKPKIVELIFTQDAAPRVITKPIHPTQKQKRLPDGRLKVTIQVVLNKELENLILSFGEQVCVESPDELRNSIVQRLSGAYRCYQS, encoded by the coding sequence TTGCTGAATGCCATATTAAACCACCGTGTATTGAAAATAACTTATCAAAGTTTTCACAGTCCTGCTCCCGTGGAAATTATTTATCACCCTTATGTGATACGTCAGTATAATTATCGCTGGTTTGTGATCGGAAGGAATGAACAGGAGAATCATAACAGATGGGTTCTCGGATTGGATCGGATAAAAAATATAGAAGAAGAAAATTCAATTCAATATGTAAATAGCCCGGTGCAGAACTGGAAAGAACATTTTGAAGAGCTGATAGGCGTTACCTGGCCTGATGGAGAAAAACCCAAAATAGTTGAGCTTATATTTACTCAGGATGCAGCTCCACGTGTCATCACCAAACCCATTCATCCTACCCAAAAGCAGAAACGATTGCCAGATGGACGTTTGAAAGTAACTATTCAAGTAGTATTGAACAAAGAACTGGAAAATCTGATTCTTTCATTCGGCGAACAAGTGTGTGTGGAATCTCCGGATGAGTTGCGCAATAGCATCGTTCAGCGATTGTCCGGTGCCTACAGGTGTTATCAGTCGTGA